Proteins co-encoded in one Arachis stenosperma cultivar V10309 chromosome 7, arast.V10309.gnm1.PFL2, whole genome shotgun sequence genomic window:
- the LOC130939271 gene encoding uncharacterized protein LOC130939271 has protein sequence MVGHFESLMVFLPDLDIIDGLDDRIIADELTFDIVALRDELEVMLSEMNCEQQNAFHRISEAVNNNLGGFFFIYGYGGTGKTFLYRALSAAIRVKGEIVLNVASSGIASLLLPKGRTAHSRFKIPLELHEDSVCSIKQGSPLAKLICKAKLIIWDEAPMLNKICYEALDKSLKDILRSSSSYNEDLPFGGKVVVLGGDFRQILPVIPMGSRQDIVQATINSSYLWSSCKSELDTFTPDVLNAINCSGLPPHELILKVGVPVMLLRNIDQFNGLCNGTRLQVRRLGNHVIECVILTGDKAGDVVLIPRMNMIPNNPTLPFRFQRRQFPLVVSFAMTINKSQGQTLSTVGLYLPKPVFTHGQLYVALSRVKSKLGLRVLIQNNTCISTSTTINVVYREVFQNIS, from the exons ATGGTAGGTCACTTCGAGAGTTTAATGGTATTCCTCCCTGATTTAGATATCATTGATGGCTTGGATGATCGGATAATAGCTGACGAGCTAACTTTTGATATTGTTGCCCTAAGGGACGAATTAGAAGTTATGTTGTCCGAAATGAACTGTGAACAACAAAATGCTTTTCATAGAATAAGCGAAGCCGTGAATAATAACCTTGGTGGTTTTTTCTTCATATATGGTTATGGTGGAACAGGTAAGACATTTCTATATAGGGCACTTTCTGCAGCTATTCGTGTCAAAGGAGAAATTGTTCTTAATGTTGCCTCAAGTGGAATTGCATCTCTTTTGCTTCCAAAAGGTCGTACAGCTCATTCTAGGTTTAAGATACCTTTGGAACTTCATGAAGATTCTGTATGTAGTATAAAACAAGGGTCTCCGCTTGCTAAGTTGATTTGCAAAGCAAAGCTTATTATATGGGATGAGGCTCCGATGCTAAACAAGATTTGTTATGAAGCACTCGATAAGTCTTTAAAAGACATACTTAgatcttcatcatcatacaaTGAAGACTTACCCTTTGGTGGTAAGGTAGTTGTACTTGGAGGTGACTTTAGACAAATTCTACCTGTCATACCTATGGGATCTAGACAAGATATTGTACAAGCTACAATTAACTCATCTTATCTGTGGTCATCATGCAAA TCAGAGCTTGATACATTTACTCCTGACGTACTAAATGCAATTAACTGCTCAGGTTTACCACCTCATGAACTTATATTAAAAGTAGGTGTTCCTGTTATGTTACTAAGAAATATTGACCAATTTAATGGACTTTGCAATGGTACAAGATTACAGGTAAGGAGATTAGGTAATCATGTAATAGAGTGTGTTATTTTGACCGGGGATAAAGCAGGAGATGTTGTTCTAATACCTCGCATGAACATGATTCCTAATAATCCAACGTTACCTTTCAGATTCCAAAGAAGGCAATTTCCATTGGTCGTCTCATTTGCAATGACCATTAACAAGTCACAAGGACAGACTCTCAGCACAGTTGGGTTGTATTTACCCAAGCCAGTTTTTACACATGGACAACTATATGTTGCTTTATCAAGGGTTAAATCTAAGCTAGGTTTAAGAGTGTTGATTCAAAATAACACATGTATATCTACTTCAACAACAATAAATGTTGTGTACAGAGAAGTCTTTCAAAAtatatcttaa